Proteins co-encoded in one Christiangramia fulva genomic window:
- a CDS encoding UDP-N-acetylmuramoyl-tripeptide--D-alanyl-D-alanine ligase, which yields MKTARLHQRFLLCSGVDTDTRKIRENSIFFALKGDNFNGNVFAEEALRKGAKYVVVDEKEYAKDSEEYILVKNSLEALQKLAIFHRNYLKIPILAITGSNGKTTTKELINAVLSKKYRTIATSGNYNNHIGVPLTLLTMDEETEFGIVEMGANHILEIEFLCTIANPDYGFITNFGKAHLEGFGGIEGVIKGKTELYKHLQERNKLIFLNIDDEIQRKHSNYKHTFSFGENPEADVQLEYKKGEKAEIIYNNTLFTSQFSGSYNARNIAAALSIGLYFKVNFDEIRQAIKDFKPGNNRSEVIPAGSNTIIMDAYNANPTSMHAALENFQNLKTNKQKIAILGDMFELGDEAATEHQLIVNHVKNSNFSETYLLGENFRNTEVQSDFIFKFKDIASLKKHIEETNYENCYFLIKGSRGMALERLLNSLKK from the coding sequence ATGAAAACAGCCAGATTACATCAACGTTTCCTCCTTTGCAGTGGAGTTGATACCGATACCCGGAAAATTCGAGAAAACAGCATTTTTTTCGCACTTAAAGGCGATAACTTCAACGGAAATGTCTTTGCTGAAGAAGCGCTTCGTAAAGGCGCGAAATATGTGGTAGTCGATGAGAAAGAATACGCTAAAGATTCAGAGGAATATATTCTAGTAAAAAATTCCCTGGAAGCACTTCAGAAATTGGCCATTTTCCACCGTAATTACCTTAAGATCCCTATTCTTGCGATCACAGGCAGCAACGGAAAGACAACCACCAAAGAACTTATTAACGCGGTACTTTCAAAAAAATACAGAACTATTGCGACCAGCGGAAACTACAATAATCATATTGGCGTCCCCCTTACCCTGCTCACGATGGATGAAGAGACAGAATTCGGTATTGTAGAAATGGGTGCTAATCATATACTCGAGATCGAATTTCTCTGCACCATCGCCAATCCCGATTACGGCTTCATTACCAATTTCGGGAAAGCCCATCTGGAAGGTTTTGGAGGAATCGAAGGAGTTATAAAAGGAAAAACTGAACTTTACAAACATCTTCAGGAAAGGAATAAACTTATTTTTCTGAATATCGATGATGAGATACAAAGAAAACATTCTAATTACAAGCATACTTTTTCTTTTGGCGAAAACCCGGAAGCTGATGTTCAACTGGAATATAAAAAAGGAGAAAAGGCTGAAATTATTTATAATAATACCCTTTTTACCAGCCAGTTTTCCGGCAGCTATAATGCCAGGAATATTGCAGCTGCATTAAGTATCGGGCTTTATTTTAAGGTAAATTTTGATGAGATCAGGCAGGCAATAAAAGATTTTAAGCCCGGAAATAACCGTTCTGAAGTCATTCCGGCAGGAAGCAATACCATCATTATGGATGCTTATAATGCCAACCCTACCAGCATGCACGCTGCGCTTGAAAATTTTCAGAATCTAAAAACCAATAAACAGAAAATTGCCATTTTAGGAGACATGTTCGAACTGGGAGATGAAGCTGCTACTGAACATCAGCTCATCGTGAATCATGTGAAGAACAGTAATTTCTCCGAAACCTATTTATTGGGAGAAAATTTCAGAAATACTGAAGTTCAAAGTGATTTTATTTTCAAATTCAAGGATATTGCCAGTTTAAAAAAACATATTGAAGAGACCAATTATGAAAATTGCTATTTCCTAATAAAAGGATCGAGGGGAATGGCCCTGGAAAGATTGCTCAATTCATTAAAAAAATAA
- a CDS encoding sugar phosphate isomerase/epimerase family protein, which translates to MMTNFKKWGLLALLGVFLSVTNSFAQERFGGLALYTVRDAMADNPKETLKKVADMGYKYIEAAGYENGKFYGMEPKEFKKYLDELGLIPLSTHQGSVTLENADKMMQDVKDAGFEYFVLPVPPMGYFTYDQEKQSMGMKDDVKTLTNIFNTLGKKAEAKGLKLLYHNHNFEFKENENGIKAYDYFLKNTDPKYVNFQMDLYWITKAGEDPVAYFKKYPGRFKLWHVKDMDDQGRFAPVGTGTIDFKRIFNNKDLAGMQHYLVEQDKTFNHTPLEAAKISHENLKAI; encoded by the coding sequence ATGATGACAAACTTTAAAAAATGGGGCTTACTGGCTCTTTTAGGTGTTTTTCTTTCGGTTACAAATTCCTTTGCACAGGAAAGATTCGGCGGTCTCGCCCTTTATACAGTCAGAGATGCTATGGCTGATAATCCTAAAGAAACGCTGAAGAAGGTTGCTGATATGGGCTATAAATACATTGAAGCAGCAGGTTACGAAAATGGTAAGTTCTACGGAATGGAGCCAAAAGAATTCAAAAAATATCTGGATGAACTTGGTCTTATACCCTTAAGCACTCATCAGGGATCTGTTACTCTTGAAAATGCCGATAAAATGATGCAGGACGTGAAAGATGCCGGATTTGAATATTTTGTTCTTCCCGTGCCACCCATGGGATATTTCACTTATGATCAGGAAAAGCAAAGTATGGGAATGAAAGATGATGTGAAGACTCTGACCAATATTTTTAATACGCTTGGTAAAAAAGCGGAAGCAAAAGGATTAAAATTGCTTTATCATAATCATAATTTTGAATTTAAAGAAAATGAAAACGGCATTAAGGCTTATGATTATTTCCTTAAAAATACCGATCCTAAATATGTGAATTTTCAAATGGACCTTTATTGGATTACCAAAGCCGGTGAAGATCCTGTAGCTTATTTTAAAAAGTATCCGGGTAGATTTAAATTATGGCATGTTAAAGACATGGATGATCAGGGAAGATTTGCACCTGTAGGAACAGGGACTATAGATTTCAAACGCATTTTTAATAATAAGGATCTTGCGGGAATGCAGCATTATTTAGTAGAACAGGATAAAACCTTTAATCATACTCCTCTTGAAGCTGCCAAAATCAGCCACGAAAATTTAAAGGCTATTTGA